A single region of the Thermoleophilum album genome encodes:
- a CDS encoding PilZ domain-containing protein, whose amino-acid sequence MAVPQRKQRASLAVGRDRLPVVVEGEAQPGLWVLAVLVPCKLAADQGLAGRLEFPTARGLCALDGVVQPDGCSDGRLLFWARTTRVEQRRELARIDVMLPVVLSWRVGTSAQRTYRTTTLDLSGGGALVAAPPGLKPDQEVGIYLTLGDGGPDMLLRARVVRVVDRSRVALCFEAISESQRERIIRFVLRVQREQIRRRREVLSGGG is encoded by the coding sequence GTGGCCGTTCCGCAGCGCAAGCAGAGAGCCTCGCTAGCGGTGGGACGCGACCGCCTCCCCGTCGTGGTGGAGGGCGAGGCCCAGCCGGGCTTGTGGGTACTGGCCGTTCTCGTGCCCTGCAAGCTGGCAGCCGACCAGGGACTTGCCGGACGCCTCGAGTTCCCGACCGCCCGCGGTCTCTGCGCGCTCGACGGTGTCGTTCAGCCCGACGGCTGCAGCGACGGGCGGTTGCTGTTCTGGGCGCGGACGACGCGTGTCGAGCAGCGGCGGGAACTGGCGCGGATCGACGTGATGTTGCCGGTCGTGCTGAGCTGGCGGGTCGGAACTTCGGCGCAGCGAACCTATCGCACCACGACGCTCGACCTAAGCGGGGGCGGGGCTCTGGTAGCAGCACCGCCCGGTCTCAAGCCCGACCAGGAGGTCGGTATCTACTTGACGCTCGGCGACGGTGGGCCCGACATGCTGTTGCGGGCGCGGGTGGTGCGCGTCGTCGATCGCTCGCGCGTCGCGCTGTGTTTCGAGGCGATCAGCGAGAGCCAGCGCGAGCGGATCATCCGCTTCGTTCTGCGCGTGCAACGGGAACAGATCCGCAGACGGCGCGAGGTGCTGAGCGGTGGCGGCTGA
- a CDS encoding glycosyltransferase family 2 protein, giving the protein MSGEPQATVVCYLGDCPVAAEQLLTALAGLAAEPSHEVLLAADAAPRLAPLLERVAGDVEVLESDRHVGVAAIFERSVQQARAATLVFVGQPVTFVSGWLDALLAPLADPGVAAVAGTTATGLLAEAPVVAVRRTLVEAAGVPLTADALVLPELLLRCASHGSVVAAPPAGRVLPAARALVRADLGHDPEVTVVIPTLDATGELAQGAVRAVQRTLGCPHEIVIVDNGAPPQGFSAPVNAAIRAARGRYIVVMNDDVEPLPGWWPPLRATLDSGARVVFPDTVDGFRRKDFAAWCFALRRDDVDELSVRPGEFFDPELRVWYQDTDLAVRLLDAGTPPVLVPGSRVVHQLSRTVASDDRQLAAWVDIQRARDRVAFERKHPTVRLRTVEVEGVR; this is encoded by the coding sequence ATGAGCGGCGAACCGCAGGCCACCGTCGTCTGTTACCTCGGAGACTGCCCGGTCGCTGCCGAGCAGCTCCTGACCGCGCTCGCCGGGTTGGCGGCGGAGCCGTCACACGAGGTCTTGCTCGCCGCCGATGCCGCACCACGACTCGCACCGCTGCTGGAGCGGGTAGCAGGCGATGTCGAGGTGCTCGAGAGCGACCGTCACGTCGGCGTCGCGGCGATCTTCGAACGGAGCGTGCAGCAGGCACGAGCCGCGACGCTCGTCTTCGTAGGGCAACCGGTGACGTTCGTCTCCGGATGGCTCGACGCTCTGCTCGCGCCGCTCGCCGACCCTGGCGTCGCGGCCGTGGCTGGCACCACGGCCACGGGCTTGCTCGCCGAGGCGCCGGTCGTGGCGGTACGACGCACGCTTGTCGAGGCAGCGGGCGTTCCGCTCACCGCCGACGCGCTCGTGCTTCCCGAGCTTTTGCTGCGCTGCGCTTCGCACGGGTCGGTGGTGGCCGCTCCTCCGGCCGGTCGCGTGCTCCCCGCAGCCCGCGCCCTGGTGCGTGCCGACCTCGGCCACGACCCCGAAGTCACCGTCGTTATCCCGACGTTGGACGCCACCGGCGAGCTCGCCCAAGGAGCTGTGCGAGCTGTCCAAAGGACGCTCGGGTGCCCGCACGAGATCGTCATCGTCGACAACGGCGCACCACCGCAGGGTTTCAGCGCCCCGGTGAACGCTGCTATTCGGGCCGCACGGGGGCGCTACATCGTGGTGATGAACGACGACGTCGAGCCGCTGCCCGGCTGGTGGCCGCCGCTGCGCGCGACGCTCGACAGCGGAGCGCGTGTCGTTTTTCCCGACACCGTCGACGGCTTTCGGCGTAAGGATTTCGCTGCCTGGTGCTTCGCGCTGCGTCGTGACGATGTCGACGAGCTGTCAGTACGCCCAGGCGAGTTTTTCGACCCAGAGCTGCGCGTCTGGTACCAGGACACGGACCTTGCGGTGCGGCTGTTGGACGCGGGGACACCGCCCGTGCTCGTGCCCGGGTCCCGTGTCGTGCACCAGTTGTCGCGCACCGTCGCAAGCGACGATCGCCAGCTGGCTGCGTGGGTCGATATCCAGCGCGCGCGCGACCGCGTCGCCTTCGAGCGCAAGCACCCGACCGTCCGGCTGCGGACGGTAGAGGTCGAAGGCGTTCGTTAG
- a CDS encoding flagellin, producing the protein MSLRIQNNVEAFVAHRYLSNTSSKLSKSMEKLSSGFRINRAADDAAGLSISEKMRGQIGGLGQAQRNAQDAVSMVQTAEGSLSQVHAMLQRVRELAVQYQNGTLSAANRTAIQSEVNQLAAEIERIGQSAEFNGIKVLSSAGVVTFHVGPNDGQTITVSTISLGSVLGTAAFALGATTDLSEIDAAIDAVSAQRATLGAVQNRLEYTLQHLSTYQENLVAAESRIRDVDMAQEAVTLAKYQVLQQAGVAMLAQANQSGQAVLALLR; encoded by the coding sequence ATGTCCCTTCGCATCCAAAACAACGTCGAGGCGTTCGTCGCCCATCGTTACCTGTCGAACACGAGCTCGAAGCTCTCCAAGTCGATGGAGAAGCTGTCTTCGGGCTTCCGCATCAACCGCGCCGCCGACGACGCCGCGGGCCTCTCGATCAGCGAGAAGATGCGCGGGCAGATCGGCGGTCTCGGGCAGGCCCAGCGCAATGCGCAGGATGCCGTTTCGATGGTGCAGACGGCGGAGGGCTCGCTGTCGCAGGTGCACGCGATGCTGCAGCGCGTCCGCGAGCTCGCCGTCCAGTACCAGAACGGCACGCTTTCTGCGGCCAACCGCACAGCGATCCAGTCGGAGGTCAACCAGCTCGCCGCTGAGATCGAGCGCATCGGCCAGAGCGCGGAGTTCAACGGCATCAAGGTGTTGAGCAGCGCCGGTGTCGTCACCTTCCACGTCGGACCGAACGACGGTCAGACGATCACCGTATCGACGATCAGCCTCGGCAGCGTGCTCGGCACCGCAGCGTTCGCTCTCGGTGCGACCACGGACCTGTCCGAGATCGACGCGGCGATCGACGCTGTCAGCGCCCAGCGGGCCACGCTGGGTGCGGTGCAGAACCGCCTCGAGTACACGCTCCAGCATCTCTCGACCTACCAGGAGAACCTGGTCGCAGCCGAGAGCCGCATCCGCGACGTCGACATGGCCCAGGAGGCCGTCACGCTCGCCAAGTACCAGGTCCTGCAGCAGGCCGGTGTGGCGATGCTGGCTCAGGCCAACCAGTCGGGCCAAGCAGTCCTGGCGCTCCTGCGCTGA
- a CDS encoding CHAP domain-containing protein: MRSAAQDRRKRAEQEDVSVETALARIAALEARIAALSGGAPAPAPAGGPSGDFATVLAASSGSPVVAAGAGGAGAGARMVALARGELGVAEAPPGSNDGPRIAVYRSAVPGGPVGPWCAYFVSWVARQAGAPLGERGQGFASVDQLWAWAQRAGRAAPADAQPRPGDLVVWDEHVGIVEAVLPDGRIKTIEGNTSDRVAERVHDRAGIVGFVRM, translated from the coding sequence TTGCGCTCCGCCGCTCAAGACCGCCGCAAGCGCGCCGAGCAAGAGGACGTGAGCGTCGAGACGGCTCTCGCACGCATCGCTGCACTCGAGGCGCGGATCGCCGCCCTTTCCGGTGGCGCCCCAGCCCCCGCGCCCGCTGGCGGCCCGAGCGGCGATTTCGCAACGGTGCTCGCAGCGAGTTCAGGTTCGCCGGTCGTCGCCGCCGGCGCCGGCGGCGCAGGCGCGGGCGCGCGGATGGTCGCGCTGGCACGTGGCGAGCTCGGCGTCGCTGAGGCACCGCCGGGTTCCAACGACGGGCCCCGCATCGCCGTCTACCGCAGTGCCGTGCCGGGCGGCCCGGTGGGTCCCTGGTGCGCCTACTTCGTCTCGTGGGTTGCGCGGCAAGCGGGGGCACCGCTCGGCGAGCGGGGCCAGGGTTTCGCGAGCGTCGACCAGCTGTGGGCGTGGGCGCAGCGGGCCGGGCGAGCGGCCCCAGCCGACGCCCAACCACGCCCCGGCGACCTCGTGGTCTGGGACGAACATGTCGGCATCGTCGAGGCGGTGCTGCCCGACGGACGGATCAAGACGATCGAGGGCAACACCTCCGACCGCGTCGCCGAACGTGTCCACGACCGCGCCGGGATCGTCGGGTTCGTACGCATGTAA
- the rpsB gene encoding 30S ribosomal protein S2, with protein sequence MREIGIKELLEAGVHFGHQTRRWNPKMRRFIHGERNGIHIIDLTQTEPLLRRAQEFARDVAARGGTVLFVGTKKQAREPLEEAARRCGMPFVNNRWLGGLLTNWATISRRIQRLHELEEWTENGTIELLPTRERIRAQHELEKLRATLGGVRQMERLPDVVFIVDLKTEEIAVREASRLGIPIIGLVDTNADPDPIDYVIPGNDDSIRSCRLIVDAIADAIAEGRERFSALEAERAQREAEEREREERERREREEREREERERRAREEALAAGYSPDAPADAEPAEVALRELRTFEPDEEV encoded by the coding sequence GTGCGAGAGATCGGCATAAAGGAGCTGCTCGAGGCCGGGGTTCACTTCGGCCACCAGACGCGCCGCTGGAACCCGAAGATGCGGCGCTTCATCCACGGCGAGCGCAACGGCATCCACATCATCGATCTCACCCAGACCGAGCCGCTTTTGCGTCGCGCCCAGGAGTTCGCCCGCGACGTCGCCGCGCGCGGCGGCACGGTGCTGTTCGTAGGCACGAAAAAGCAAGCGCGCGAGCCGCTCGAGGAGGCCGCTCGCCGCTGCGGGATGCCGTTCGTCAACAACCGCTGGCTCGGTGGCTTGCTCACCAACTGGGCGACGATCTCGCGCCGCATCCAGCGCTTGCACGAGCTCGAGGAGTGGACCGAGAACGGAACGATCGAGCTGCTCCCCACGCGCGAACGGATCCGCGCCCAGCACGAGCTCGAGAAGCTGCGCGCGACGCTCGGCGGGGTACGGCAGATGGAGCGTCTCCCCGATGTGGTCTTCATCGTCGATCTCAAGACCGAAGAGATAGCTGTACGCGAGGCGAGCCGTCTGGGAATACCGATCATCGGCCTGGTCGACACCAACGCCGATCCAGACCCGATCGACTACGTGATTCCCGGCAACGACGACTCGATCCGCTCCTGCCGGCTGATCGTCGACGCGATCGCCGACGCGATTGCCGAGGGCCGGGAGCGCTTCAGCGCTCTCGAAGCCGAGCGCGCGCAGCGCGAGGCGGAGGAGCGCGAACGCGAGGAGCGCGAACGCCGCGAGCGGGAGGAGCGCGAACGCGAGGAACGCGAGCGCCGTGCCCGCGAGGAGGCGCTCGCGGCCGGTTACTCCCCCGATGCCCCGGCCGACGCCGAGCCGGCCGAGGTGGCGCTACGGGAGCTTCGTACCTTCGAGCCCGACGAGGAGGTTTGA
- the tsf gene encoding translation elongation factor Ts — MATITARDVKELRERTGAGMMDCKAALEEAAGDIEKAVEILRVRGQAKAAKRAGREAAEGYVASYVHADGKIGVLVEVDCETDFVARSAEFREFAQEVALHVAWAAPRYVSEDEVPAEEREAELRVLREQAAQDGKPPEVQERIAQGRLNKWLDEVVLLRQEHANRDKHGGKTIEEMRAELAAKTGENIVIRRFARIAVGE; from the coding sequence GTGGCGACTATCACCGCCCGCGACGTCAAGGAGCTGCGCGAGCGCACCGGCGCGGGAATGATGGACTGCAAAGCCGCGCTCGAGGAGGCGGCCGGCGACATCGAGAAGGCTGTCGAGATTCTGCGTGTTCGTGGCCAGGCGAAGGCCGCCAAGCGCGCCGGGCGCGAGGCGGCCGAAGGCTACGTGGCTAGCTACGTGCACGCCGACGGCAAGATCGGGGTGCTCGTCGAGGTCGACTGCGAAACGGACTTCGTCGCGCGCAGCGCTGAGTTCCGCGAGTTCGCCCAGGAGGTGGCGCTGCACGTCGCCTGGGCGGCGCCGCGCTACGTGTCCGAGGACGAGGTGCCCGCCGAGGAGCGGGAAGCCGAGCTGCGCGTGTTGCGCGAGCAAGCCGCCCAGGATGGCAAGCCTCCGGAAGTGCAGGAGCGGATCGCCCAGGGTCGGCTCAACAAGTGGCTCGACGAGGTCGTGCTGCTGCGCCAAGAGCACGCCAACCGCGACAAGCACGGTGGCAAGACGATCGAGGAGATGCGCGCGGAGTTGGCTGCCAAGACCGGCGAGAACATCGTGATCCGCCGCTTCGCTCGCATCGCGGTCGGCGAATAG
- the pyrH gene encoding UMP kinase: MGSAAYGVDPARVDAIARAVKDVADRGVQVAVVVGGGNIYRGLAGAAQGMDRATADYMGMLATVLNALALQDALEKIGAVTRVQSAITISEVAEPYIRRRAIRHLEKGRIVIFAAGTGNPFFTTDTAAALRALEIHAEALLMAKNAVEGVYTADPRRDPSARLLEHITHQEAIERRLAVMDATALSLCREEGVPIYVFNMDDERNIARIVSGERVGTLVSS, encoded by the coding sequence ATGGGCAGCGCCGCCTACGGCGTGGATCCCGCGCGCGTCGACGCGATCGCGCGCGCGGTCAAGGACGTCGCCGATCGGGGCGTGCAGGTGGCGGTCGTGGTCGGTGGCGGCAACATCTACCGCGGCCTCGCCGGAGCCGCCCAAGGAATGGACCGCGCGACCGCCGACTACATGGGGATGCTCGCCACCGTGCTGAACGCGCTGGCGCTGCAGGACGCGCTCGAGAAGATCGGGGCGGTCACGCGCGTCCAGTCGGCGATCACGATCTCCGAGGTCGCCGAGCCGTACATCCGCCGGCGCGCGATCCGCCACCTCGAGAAGGGGCGGATCGTGATCTTCGCCGCCGGTACCGGCAACCCGTTCTTCACGACCGACACGGCGGCAGCTCTGCGCGCACTCGAGATCCACGCCGAGGCGCTGCTGATGGCCAAGAACGCGGTCGAGGGCGTCTACACTGCCGACCCGCGGCGCGACCCGAGCGCGCGGCTGCTCGAGCACATCACGCACCAGGAGGCGATCGAACGGCGCCTGGCGGTGATGGACGCGACGGCGTTGTCGCTCTGTCGCGAGGAAGGGGTTCCGATCTACGTGTTCAACATGGACGACGAGCGCAACATCGCGCGCATCGTCTCGGGAGAACGTGTAGGAACGCTGGTTTCATCGTGA
- the frr gene encoding ribosome recycling factor: MVKEFLADAEGRMAKSVDATRQELHTVRTGRASPHLLDRVDVDYYGARTPLRQLAQIAAPEARLLVVTPYDKNSIPAIEKALLESDLGLTPSNDGNVIRLQVPELTEERRRELVRVVHNIAEQGRVAVRNIRREVLGELRELKREGELGEDDERRAENELQRVTDRFVGQIDELLAAKEREILEV; the protein is encoded by the coding sequence CTGGTCAAAGAGTTTCTCGCCGACGCCGAAGGCCGGATGGCGAAGTCGGTCGACGCGACGCGCCAGGAGCTGCACACTGTGCGTACCGGCCGCGCCTCGCCGCACCTGCTCGACCGCGTCGACGTCGACTACTACGGCGCGCGCACGCCGCTGCGCCAGCTGGCGCAGATCGCCGCTCCCGAGGCGCGCCTGCTCGTCGTCACGCCCTACGACAAGAACTCCATCCCAGCGATCGAAAAGGCGCTGCTGGAGTCCGATCTCGGGCTCACGCCGAGCAACGACGGCAACGTGATCCGCCTGCAGGTGCCCGAGCTCACCGAGGAGCGACGCCGCGAGCTCGTTCGCGTCGTACACAACATCGCCGAGCAGGGGCGGGTCGCGGTGCGCAACATCCGGCGCGAGGTGCTCGGCGAGCTGCGTGAGCTCAAGCGCGAGGGCGAGCTCGGCGAGGACGACGAGCGCCGAGCCGAGAACGAACTGCAGCGCGTGACCGATCGCTTCGTCGGCCAGATCGACGAGTTACTCGCCGCCAAAGAGCGAGAGATCCTCGAGGTGTGA
- the uppS gene encoding polyprenyl diphosphate synthase yields MSANAAGRPRYVAIITDGNGRWAQRRGLPTLAGHEAGADNVKARLRDAVELGIEELTIYSFSTENWRRPRDEVEGLMRMFRERIDRETPELDAEGVRMRFIGRREGLDPDLVERMEWAERVTRDNRRITLFVAFNYGGRAEILDAARRYEGGGEEAFRKLLYAPEMHDPDLLIRTSGERRISNYLLWQIAYSELVFRDELWPDFDRAAFEACLEEYASRQRRFGARI; encoded by the coding sequence GTGAGCGCGAACGCTGCGGGCCGGCCGCGCTACGTGGCGATCATCACCGACGGTAACGGCCGCTGGGCGCAGCGCCGCGGCCTACCGACGCTGGCTGGACACGAGGCCGGCGCCGACAACGTCAAGGCGCGGCTGCGCGACGCGGTCGAGCTGGGAATCGAGGAGCTGACGATCTACTCGTTCTCGACTGAAAACTGGCGCCGGCCCCGTGACGAGGTCGAGGGGTTGATGCGCATGTTCCGCGAGCGCATCGACCGTGAAACGCCCGAGCTCGATGCAGAAGGGGTGCGCATGCGCTTCATCGGGCGGCGCGAAGGGCTCGATCCCGATCTTGTCGAGCGCATGGAGTGGGCCGAGCGCGTGACCCGCGACAACCGCCGCATCACTCTCTTCGTCGCCTTCAACTACGGTGGTCGAGCCGAGATCCTCGACGCCGCCCGGCGCTACGAGGGCGGCGGCGAGGAGGCGTTCCGCAAGCTGCTCTACGCCCCCGAGATGCACGACCCCGATCTGCTGATTCGAACCAGCGGCGAGAGGCGGATCTCGAACTACCTGCTCTGGCAGATCGCCTACTCGGAGCTCGTCTTCCGCGACGAGCTTTGGCCGGATTTCGACCGCGCCGCCTTCGAGGCCTGTCTCGAGGAGTACGCGTCGCGCCAGCGACGTTTCGGCGCGCGCATCTAG
- a CDS encoding phosphatidate cytidylyltransferase: MSTVHRRPQQGGGARRAAQRSDRGVRGARGGVSGSGRGSSDLVPRVAVALPAIAYAIFIINSGGWVFALGVLVLGWIAVGELAFAMRRARPPVAAAVAAVTAAVVAARTAGAEAVAVCVAAVLPLAFVALAARRDRRHAAWGVAAAALATVWIGVPLAYAVLLRDLDHGAGLIVDILIGTFLGDTAAYFGGRAFGATPLAPRISPNKTVEGFVCGVAGGTLAVWFAGLYQDWLSGTDALLLGAAVAIAAPLGDLFESLLKRDLGVKDLGRTFGAHGGVLDRLDAALFAIVVGYYVALALGFR, translated from the coding sequence GTGTCGACCGTCCATCGGCGTCCGCAGCAGGGGGGCGGTGCGCGGCGTGCCGCGCAGCGCAGCGATCGCGGCGTCCGCGGTGCGCGTGGCGGCGTCAGCGGTAGTGGCAGGGGCAGCAGCGATCTGGTCCCGCGGGTGGCCGTGGCGCTACCTGCGATCGCCTACGCCATCTTCATCATCAACTCCGGCGGTTGGGTTTTCGCGCTCGGCGTGCTGGTCCTCGGCTGGATCGCGGTGGGGGAGTTGGCGTTCGCGATGCGTCGCGCGCGGCCACCGGTCGCCGCGGCGGTCGCCGCCGTGACGGCCGCGGTGGTCGCCGCGCGCACAGCGGGGGCCGAGGCAGTCGCCGTGTGCGTGGCGGCGGTGCTGCCGCTTGCCTTCGTCGCGCTGGCCGCTCGCCGCGACCGGCGTCACGCAGCGTGGGGAGTGGCGGCGGCGGCGCTTGCCACGGTCTGGATCGGCGTTCCCTTGGCGTACGCAGTTCTGCTGCGCGACCTCGACCACGGCGCCGGTTTGATCGTCGACATCCTGATCGGCACCTTCCTCGGCGATACCGCTGCCTACTTCGGTGGGCGCGCGTTCGGTGCGACGCCACTCGCGCCGCGCATCTCGCCCAACAAGACGGTCGAAGGATTCGTCTGTGGCGTCGCAGGCGGCACGTTGGCGGTGTGGTTCGCGGGGCTGTACCAGGACTGGCTGTCTGGCACCGACGCGCTCCTCCTCGGTGCGGCGGTGGCGATCGCGGCGCCGCTCGGCGACCTTTTCGAGTCGCTGCTCAAACGCGATCTCGGGGTGAAAGATCTCGGTCGCACGTTCGGTGCCCACGGTGGAGTGCTCGACCGCCTCGACGCCGCGCTGTTCGCGATCGTCGTCGGCTACTACGTAGCGCTGGCGCTCGGGTTCCGATGA
- a CDS encoding ABC-ATPase domain-containing protein — MSRQATANGQHAVRGSVADLARLFERLDGHGYGAYRELVGEWRMPFGTLAFLRVQPDPFAPPSRIRLAVDSRFLDLPADLCATPDRRRAVADLLARRAAAAAPSPVRIDAGGQEILERTACSLRPDGSAVLRIGLALPGRGRRVDGAGARRLVCERLAGVVAGLRYSAIGSDVFARHVACVEDACALRALLREHRWVTFLADGSLLARRSGIDERPDPAAKPLAAPPELAAEVELPHRGRVRGLALGEGLTVLVGGGYHGKSTLLRAVAAGVYDHVPGDGRELCVTRPDAVHVRAEDGRAVTRVDIGAFIGDLPTGTSGRDFTTRSASGSTSQAAAICEALEAGSRLLLIDEDTSATNLLIRDERMQRLVPKEIEPITPLVDLVPQLAREHGVSLVLVSGGSGDYLAVADRVILMERFEPRGVTARAHAIAARHGGRRSEADTFGPIRTRLVDQVASPRRGRSGAADWRVRARSRSEVEVGDSAIDLAAVTQLVDRSQTAAVGAALRWLCEVELARGARPLPALLDAVEAELAGGALARWAERLHLDLARPRRYEVAAAINRSRCLRVAGFAAP, encoded by the coding sequence ATGAGCCGTCAGGCGACCGCGAACGGCCAACACGCAGTGCGTGGGTCGGTGGCCGATCTGGCACGGCTGTTCGAGCGGCTCGACGGGCACGGGTACGGCGCATATCGGGAGCTCGTCGGGGAGTGGCGGATGCCCTTCGGGACGCTCGCGTTCCTTCGCGTCCAGCCCGATCCGTTCGCTCCGCCCAGCCGCATCCGCCTCGCAGTCGACAGCCGCTTTCTCGACCTGCCCGCCGATCTCTGCGCGACGCCCGACCGTCGCCGCGCGGTGGCCGACCTTTTGGCTCGCCGCGCCGCAGCGGCAGCGCCGTCGCCAGTGCGCATCGATGCCGGCGGTCAAGAGATCCTCGAGCGAACGGCGTGCTCGCTGCGTCCCGACGGCTCGGCGGTCCTGCGCATCGGCCTTGCGCTTCCCGGTCGCGGCCGCCGTGTCGACGGGGCCGGGGCACGTCGGCTCGTCTGCGAGCGCCTCGCCGGGGTCGTCGCTGGTCTGCGCTACAGCGCGATCGGGAGTGATGTCTTCGCCCGCCACGTCGCGTGCGTCGAAGACGCCTGTGCGCTGCGGGCGCTTCTGCGCGAACACCGCTGGGTCACTTTTCTCGCCGACGGTTCGCTGCTCGCCCGGCGAAGCGGCATCGATGAGCGGCCTGACCCCGCGGCGAAACCCCTCGCCGCGCCGCCCGAGCTCGCCGCCGAGGTCGAGTTGCCCCACCGCGGACGCGTACGTGGCCTCGCGCTCGGCGAGGGTCTGACGGTACTCGTGGGCGGCGGCTACCACGGCAAATCGACGCTCTTGCGCGCGGTCGCCGCCGGTGTCTACGACCACGTGCCCGGCGACGGTCGCGAGCTGTGCGTGACACGTCCCGACGCCGTGCACGTACGTGCCGAGGACGGGCGAGCGGTCACGCGTGTCGACATCGGCGCGTTCATCGGAGACCTGCCGACCGGCACGAGCGGCCGCGACTTCACCACGCGCTCCGCGTCGGGATCGACCTCGCAGGCCGCGGCGATCTGCGAGGCGCTCGAGGCGGGCAGCCGCCTGCTCTTGATCGACGAAGACACCTCGGCTACCAACCTCCTCATCCGTGACGAGCGGATGCAGCGCTTGGTGCCGAAGGAGATCGAGCCGATCACGCCGCTGGTCGATCTGGTGCCACAGCTCGCACGCGAGCACGGCGTGTCGCTGGTGCTGGTCAGCGGAGGTAGCGGCGACTACCTGGCGGTCGCCGATCGCGTGATCCTCATGGAGCGATTCGAACCGCGCGGCGTGACCGCACGCGCGCACGCGATCGCCGCTCGCCACGGCGGCCGGCGCAGCGAGGCTGACACCTTCGGTCCGATCCGCACGCGCCTGGTGGACCAGGTAGCGAGCCCCAGGCGCGGTCGGTCGGGGGCGGCCGACTGGCGCGTGCGAGCGAGGTCGCGGTCGGAGGTCGAGGTCGGTGATTCGGCGATCGATCTCGCCGCCGTGACCCAGCTCGTCGATCGCTCCCAGACCGCGGCGGTCGGCGCGGCGCTGCGCTGGCTTTGCGAGGTCGAGCTCGCGCGCGGGGCGCGCCCGCTTCCAGCGCTGCTCGACGCTGTCGAAGCCGAGCTCGCCGGTGGGGCGCTCGCACGGTGGGCGGAGCGGCTGCACCTCGACCTCGCCCGTCCCCGCCGCTACGAGGTGGCAGCGGCGATCAACCGTTCGCGGTGTCTGCGCGTGGCTGGGTTCGCGGCTCCCTAG
- the dxr gene encoding 1-deoxy-D-xylulose-5-phosphate reductoisomerase, producing MRKVVIVGATGSIGRQAAEVVQASDELEAVGLVAGRSWKELLALAETLEVERIALADPGAAALAAEHFRGRVHAGSEGAIELICDAGCDVVLNAAVGAAGLTATIAALGEGIDLALANKESLVVAGELVTALAEATGARIVPVDSEHSALFQLLRGEAPGTVERLVLTASGGPFRGRSREEIAHATVEEALAHPTWRMGGKITVDSATLMNKGLEVIEAHHLFAIDYDRIEVLVHPQSIVHGLVELNDGALLAHLGLPDMRVPISYALHFPDRQDVAVPRLDLAVVGRLTFERPDTDTFPCLRLAREAGRAGGTAPCVLNAANEVAVAAFLDRRLPFGAIAAVVEGALERCEVRAVRHFDDVLAADSEARRVAEELVAGVRA from the coding sequence GTGCGAAAGGTCGTAATCGTCGGCGCCACCGGGTCGATCGGCCGCCAGGCCGCCGAGGTGGTGCAAGCAAGCGACGAGCTCGAGGCAGTCGGGCTCGTCGCCGGCCGGTCGTGGAAAGAGCTTTTGGCGCTCGCCGAGACGCTCGAAGTCGAGCGCATCGCTCTTGCCGACCCGGGCGCTGCCGCGCTGGCCGCCGAGCATTTTCGCGGCCGCGTGCACGCAGGCAGCGAGGGTGCGATCGAACTGATCTGCGACGCCGGCTGCGACGTCGTTCTCAACGCCGCCGTCGGCGCCGCCGGTCTAACCGCGACGATCGCCGCGCTCGGCGAGGGAATCGACCTGGCTCTCGCCAACAAGGAGAGCCTCGTCGTCGCCGGCGAGCTCGTCACCGCGCTCGCCGAGGCCACCGGGGCGCGGATCGTTCCGGTCGACTCCGAGCACTCGGCGCTCTTCCAGCTTCTGCGGGGAGAGGCGCCAGGCACGGTCGAGCGCTTGGTGCTCACCGCGTCCGGAGGTCCCTTCCGGGGGCGCAGCCGGGAGGAGATCGCGCACGCGACGGTCGAGGAGGCGCTCGCGCACCCCACCTGGCGGATGGGCGGAAAGATCACCGTCGACTCCGCCACGCTGATGAACAAGGGACTGGAGGTGATCGAGGCCCACCACCTCTTCGCCATCGACTACGACCGGATCGAGGTGCTCGTCCACCCGCAGTCGATCGTTCACGGCCTAGTGGAGTTAAACGACGGCGCGCTGCTCGCCCACCTCGGGTTGCCGGACATGCGCGTGCCGATCTCGTACGCGCTGCACTTCCCCGATCGCCAAGACGTGGCCGTGCCGCGGCTCGATCTCGCTGTGGTCGGCCGCCTCACGTTCGAGCGTCCCGACACGGACACCTTCCCCTGTCTGCGTCTCGCCCGCGAGGCGGGTCGCGCAGGAGGCACGGCGCCGTGTGTTTTGAACGCTGCCAACGAGGTGGCCGTAGCCGCCTTTCTCGACCGCCGCTTGCCGTTCGGTGCGATCGCCGCTGTCGTCGAGGGAGCGCTAGAGCGGTGCGAGGTGCGTGCCGTCCGACACTTCGATGACGTGCTGGCGGCCGACAGCGAGGCCCGACGCGTCGCCGAGGAGCTCGTCGCCGGGGTGCGGGCGTGA